Genomic window (Arachis hypogaea cultivar Tifrunner chromosome 13, arahy.Tifrunner.gnm2.J5K5, whole genome shotgun sequence):
ttcactaatttaaaaatgTTTTCATTATCTGATCATGAGTTGGTCTTCATTTTTGGTCTCCTAGGTACATTAATTAGATTTATAGTACTACTTTTATTCCATATAGTACtacatacatttttttatttgattattattctaactatttttaacttTGATATTGTCTTGAATATGTTATATTTAGTTATTAGGTGGATATTTTTATAATGACATCTTTACATAAAGATAGTATTGTggattattagataatttaatatatttgactaaTCATCTAAAGATTCACAATATCATCTTCACACGAAGATATCATTATGTAAGTATTCTTTAGTTATTATtactctttctattttttattccaaTATAGGATAGTCTCTATCAAAAAGGCTAGAAATCtttgttttgtactttttcaatATGTTATTCTCATAAAGGTTTACATCACAAAATTATAAGGGTAATGCCTATAGTAATTATATTATTTCGTTATTATTTACTGATTCCCTCTGTTTTGTTCTTATCATAGGTAACATTGTCTCATTCATGGTGTTCTTAGCACCCTTGTAAGTCCATTCTAAAACAATACAATATTACAAATTATATTAATCTGAATATCACTAGAAActtatatatatttgtttgtgtttaattaaatttatgaTGCAGGCCAACCTTCTATACAATATACAAGAACAAATCATCTGAAGGATTTCAATCAATCCCATATGTGGTTGCACTTCTAAGTGCAATGTTACTGTTATATTATGGTTACCTTAAGACCAATGCAATTTTGATCATCACCATCAACTGTATTGGATGTGTTATAGAAGTTGCATACCTTCTCATGTATATTATATATGCTCCCAGGAAGCACAAGGTGAAACATTCATTATGCGAAATTCATAATTGAGAGCCGATAGATAACAATTTggtagaaactcaggtgcagtcgacttcacatgaagttgataattgagagttgttagataatttggctgatttgactaaattttcatctaacggctctcaactatcaacttcacatgaagtcgactgcaTCTGAGTTTTCACCTAACAATTTAATCAAACACGTTAAATCATATAACAATTTTTAACAACTGCACGTGAGTTTTCACCTTATTAGATGTTTTATACATTTGTTTCTAATTTCAAACACATTTGATGAATTATTGTACAGATTTCTACCTTGTGGATGATGCTTGGTGCTGATGTGGGTGGTCTTGGCATAACCATGATAATCACCACTTTCATTGTGAGAGGTGACAAACGTGTTCATGCAGTTGGTTGGATCTGCGCCATTTTCAACATTGCAGTGTTTGCTGCACCCTTAAGTATCATGGTAACTTTATATACATATTTTCATATTCAATTATTAATCTTCAACACTTTCACTTTCAATAAAcattatacattttttattagCATCTTCTTGCATGAATTGCAGAGGAGGGTGATAAAGACTAAAAGTGTAGAGTACATGCCATTTTCTTTGTCCTTGTTTCTTACCCTCTGTGCTACCATGTGGTTTTTCTATGGACTATTCGACAAGGATTATTACATCATGgtaagaaattaaataatatatcatatctatttaatattttataaataaagagtAACAATTCTGTTATTTGATCTATTTTTTTCAGCTTCCTAATGTGCTAGGATTTTTGTTTGGTTTCGCTCAAATGGCCTTATACCTCATATACAAGAATGCAAATAACAAAATTGAGAACAATATTCCGGAGCAACAACCAGAATGGGGAATCACAGTGCACACTGCACACCATGATTGTGATGGCAACAAAACCAATTTCCCTTCAGAGATGGAAATGAAAGATAATGATCAAGTTTGATATGATGTTAATGCTATGGAAGACTTAATGGTATTTAGGCACAGGCTAATAaatgctatataaatatataaatatcaataataaCATTATAATATAGGGAGTGTTGTTAATTTCCATGCATTTGACTATGTTATAAATTAAACTAGTGACTTTAGAGAGTTCCTATTTGGTTTGGTTGTGGTTAGTTGAAATTGAAGCAGAATCTTCAAATTCTGCATGGTTAATTTAGCGGTTTAGAAATTGTTACTAGGATGTACTTGTTGACTACATAATGAAACAGATCCTAGGTTCTGCTTCATAGGCTATATCACTTGTTTGGCTGTAATATTTTAAGACTATTTGGACTATACATATTTCATATATGAATATGTTTAGACTTTAGAGTTCAATTTTGATGTAATAAATATATGTTCTTTTAAAAGACTATAAATAGTTATTATTGCTAATATTATGTGATTGAATATCATACTAtcactatattaaaattaaattttttaattatgctataaatatatatatacactaaaatcaccTACTAAAGTCagctattagtataaaatacatgttaaaatacaaatacacaataaaaataaattaaaccaatacatatatttatatataaatatatttggcAGCTGATTATGATGTACAAATAGtatatttgtaaattttattaGGGTGAAATATATTTTCTGTCCCTaaggtttatatatatattttttaaaatacccataacgtttaattttaattttgtccctaacgttttcaatttatttaattttgtctttaatgttttcaatttgttttaaaactATCTCTAAACGTTTTTAATTTTATCCCCAACAGCCAACATTTCAGATAGAATAAACATCCATAGGtaattttgatacaaatcgaaaacgttagtgacaaaattaaatacaattaaactttaggaatatttttgaaaaaaatcacaTACAATaaagacaaaaagtatactttatccAATTCATTATTTAATAGAAAAAACGAAATTATAAGATGATAAATAAACTACTATAGAATTATATGTTAACTAAGGATCAATACCAAACAACAAAGGAGACACCCTAAGCAAAGGCTCTAATGCACTTGGAAGAAACTTTCTAGCAAAGAGGAAACACATGTTGGTGGTGTTTCCATTGTAAACACACTTTGATCCAAAcctaattttgttcaaaaactcataAGTAATGTTATAACTACTTGAACCAATTTCTCTTGGGTGAGGGCCTTCAGCAATTGACCAATCCACCCAAGTGATGCTACGTTTTGCGTTCATCTTGTAGTGCAACATTTGCAAAAGTGTGGGCAAATAATGTTCATCACAAAAGCATATCCCATGTGGAAGTGGAACACAATACTTCTTAAACAAAGGGATGTACTTAGTGTCTTTCACTATTTCAATTGCAATGTCACGCTTCACTTCAAACCATTGAGACCCCTTTCGAAAATTTGTTATGTTAACGATTGGCCACATTTTTGGATGGTATCTTCCGGTTCCCGGTCTTCCAGACATATCATATGATTCTAAGAAGCTAAGGTTTGTGTTCATGAGATAGTCATAGATTGCTTTGAAACCAAACAATGGAATGCATGATTCTGAGAGAAGAACAAAGCGTTGGTTGGATGAATCAAGAAGTGCATTAGCAAGAAGACGCCTCTCAGCATCTACAAGTGATGACAAGCCCCATGAAGTTGGCTGCCACACATTCAAACAAAAAAAGTGTCTAATTAATTTTGTTTGAATATATAAATTTCTATAAAAGATATAACTATATTTAAtaatgatttttatttatttcttgttattttattaatagaaataatcttaaatactttattaaaatttatttataattaaagtaGAGACGACTGTTAGTCAAGAAGAATCACTATTATTTAACTGATTCTAGCTACGAAAGacgatatataaataataattttctctCATTTTATATATTCTTGTTTTTTACTAACTTTAACTTATTATATAACAGTActgttttataaaatttaaatattatttagttgtacaaataaacaagtattgaaatatataattttaaaacaatGCTATATGACTagcacaatttattatttttaacaaataattaattaataatatttaaaaattttaaaatactgactaaaaatattagtcaatataaattaatataaattaaaattcctgaccctcaattattttttgataattaatttccAAGCGTGTAACAAAAGCAACAACACCAATAATAATGTATTATATTGATGCAGTCCATTAATTATGTGAATTCATTTAATTTAACGGGAATAAAAATCGAAACCAATAGTTAATGTGGTCAATGAACAATAATGCTAATATATGTCATTTAAGATTATCCATtgaaatctttttataaaaaatatataaatttaagtttttaatattatcaaataaaatatttaaaaatttcaactattatttaatatgtatttttagaaTACATATTAACTAAATTCATTTTTAATGATGTACGAAAAACAATAAGGACAAGAATCTCAGAAACAATTAAACAATAGTAGTTAGGTGAACAATAAAAGATGCGAATAACGTGAATAATAGGCTGCATTTCAGATTCACtaactaaaattatatttaattaatttaaaattaattttttttacttattatttacattgttaaaaaaaaaacccattGTTCCTCTATAATTTAATGCatgcaaatattaaaaaaataaaactaacctTGCTAGGGAATTTTCTTCCAAAGAAAACAGAATCCGGAGGCAAGGTTTCATTGAAAGAAGGATGTTGATGCAAGTAAATGGAGTAGAACCCTTTGTGTCCTTTGAAGAATCTCTCCCACAATGGTGCTAATGGCAATGCACCTTTCACCAAGAACATGAATGCCACCTTTGGAACAATATTAGCTTTGTTCTTAGGAAAATAATCTTGGATTCCTTGGACCATACTTGCTTTGAGGAACAACTCTTCATCGTCCATGTTGTGCATGATTGTTGGTGTATTCAAATCACACACTTTGGTGAAATTATGTGATGTAGTTACATCTAACGGTTGTGAATAATTTGTTGGTAATTCTAATGAAGGTGGTGATGACATAAATGTTGTGAATAATATTGGAAGTGTCATGGGATATATAATAAAGTGTTGTGAATTGAAGTATAAGGTGTAGAAGAATAATGGTGCCATTGTTGCTAGTGATATGCCAAGTATAATGAAGAGAAAATGATATGGTGGGTTTCGCTCCATGTGATAATTATTGAGAGAGATCAACCAGAAAAATCAATAGATTTTCTtcaatactaaaatttcataatcaGTTGTGAGGATTAAATTATTGGACTCGAATTGTTGGCATATATATACATGATTTTAAGACGAAGAAATTATAGACATCAagtcaataatattatttattttttccattTTGATTTGTCTTAGAAATATCTAAAAATTATGGTAAGTTTGACGTGAATCAAGCTAAAGTCTTACGTCTTTTCTTAATTTGTCTATGTTTTACATTCAGTATAAATATAAAGTCTAGATAAAGTCTTACGTCTTTTCTTAGTTAGTCAATTTTACGATTTAGGTttacaatttattatttaagattaAAGATTTATAATCTAAGGTCTAGAATTTAAGAtaaacaaattttataaaaattagctaacgttagccaaaaaaaaatttctttagcATTATacttttaaggtttaattattttgtcggTTCCTATAatttcaccgaattttcaattaggtctctatacttttttttttcaattgagtccctataccatttcagattttgtaattaagttcctAATATGACAAAAACGCTAAAATTGACGGAATATTCCATTAAACAAAACGAATATGCCTAATACTTAACTAAATAATCTATATAGTTTAATAGAATATTTCgttaatttcaatatttttgtCACAGGAGCTtagttacaaaatctgatataatatagggacctaattgaaaagaaaacaaatataggaacttaattgaaaattctttCTAGCCTTTTTTCCTATCATTTGTGCtccatataataattaataaatacagaATTATGCCATATTTAACTATAGATTATATTTCAAAGTTAACTCAACATAAGATAGATACAATAACCGCATCTAAAGTCAAAGTCACAGTACTTACCACTTAGGATTAtgcatatgcatttgataaggatGTTATTAAGATGCAGGGCTAAGAGCACGTTCTATTTCTTCTAATGAACGACCCTTTGTTTCCACAACATTACCAGATACGTACAATACAGCAAGAATACACACAGTTGAGAACCCCAAGTACACACTGGTGATTCCAAAATTGTTTACAACACTTAGGAAATACAGTCCAATCACAAAGTTGGAGATCTGATAAGGGAAGAAGACAAAAAAATCCATCATTAGCATTAATAAGGAAaacattttttatggtttttgtatttttaagataataaatagAATCAAGCACAAGAGAACTATGTGATTGAGTTTGGCATGGCTTCTTATGCAGTTTCATCTTGTTTTAGCTTTCAATATAGTAAGGAATAATTTGAAAAATTCATAGAGAAcacttgttctttttttttttttttttttttcaaccaaaAAGCTCAACACAGCAAGGTGGAGTAATTAGAGTATATAGAGAAAACTTGTTCTGTTTCATTCATCATTTTGTCAACTTAGCCATGTGATTATTGGTATAAACTCTCACTCACTACACTAAGGTTTTTAGACTTGCATTTTTAGCCTCTGAACAAAAATgtgaaaagaaaattcaaaattttgacaGCAACATAAAGGGAGTGATTAAAGTTGATATAATCTTCCATAGCAAAGTTACTTACCCAATGTGTGCCTAAGGACAAAGAGATCGCTTTAGCTCTGATTCTCGAGGCAAATATCTCAGGTAGAAGAAGAGCAGGCACAGGACCAGCACCAAGAGAAAAGGATAACACATAGCTGTTTAAGGTTCATTGATCATTGTTAAAAGAAATAGCGGAAAAAGGAATAATATGAACTATAAAGTAGTCTTTTGTCGAACGAAAttatgttattaaaaaaataaataaataatacttacGCGACAGTTCCAAGCACTGCAAGGGTACCAGAGTATGGTGCAAGGACACTCCAAGTGAAAGACAGAGAAAGAAGCAACATAGAAACAGCCTAGGAAAGAAAACACCAATGATATTTCATGCATTGTTTATCATAAGATCATGAATAGCTTATATGCataaaactaaaatcaaatatcAGAAAAGTCAACTAGACCTTTACAATCATTCATTGAGAAGTAGCAAGTTGAAAGGCATTTGTGACTGAAAAGTGAAAAGAATTCAACCTAGTGTTCAAAATCTTATGCATTAGGCCTTAGACagatataagatgagaaaaaCTATTACCATTCCGGTAAAACTTGTGATAAGGAGACTTTTCCTTCCTTGTTTGTCCATCAAGGACGAAGCGATTACAGTGCCTGCAACAAAATCAAACACCAGCAGGAAATAACTTCACCTTTGTTCACATTATCCAGTTTTTcaggacaaaaataatgatactAACCGAAGACATTTTAAGCACCAACAAGGGCACTTGCTGCAATGTCAGAAGCAATTCCAGCACTGCGGAAAACAGAAGTCGAATAATACACCACAGCATTAATTCCAGCAAACTTCTGAAACAAGAAAAGTGCTGCTCCAACACTGACAACTGCAGCACCAATTCACAAAGCATCAATCAATTTCAGAGTAAACTAAAAATTGAAACCAATCTTATACTAGATTTTTTATTTCTCCTGGTTAATGGAATATGGGATTAATCTTAAATTATTGAATACCTTTCCGATACCTGCTACTAAAAAGATCAAACCATCTTGCTTCAGGTTCAGAAGAACCTTGACTTGCTGCTGTTAAGTCATGCATAACCGAAGCAACTCTTTCTTTTCCATAAAGTGTTTTAATTGCTTTCTCTGCATCAGATACCCTTGCTGTAAAACAATAAATGTAAGTCTCTCACAAAACCTACAAGAAACTTGTTGCAATTGCCAAACATAAACACtatgattctagaatttcatGCTACTTAGAAACATTAAGGAAACCATTCATGTCAATGATTGTGGAATTGCAGGACAACCTGAAAGAGCCATCTAGGACTTTCTGGAGAAACTGCCATTCCTAGTGCTAACAGAACAGATGGAACAACCGAAATTCCAAACATTGTCCGCCACCTTATGGAATTGAATAAAGAGAGAAGGAAAAGAGGATGCATGTTAACAAACATTAGATTCAcagtttaacaaaaaatttaaaggcTTCCATCAACTATACAACAAAATTTCAAGGTTAACAATCATATATATGTTACTATCTCTATTTGATATTTGTAttcagaagaaaaataaatagctCAATACCATATAGGATTTCCTGCCAGAGGCAAACCGGCTACTAGTGCTGCAAGAATCCCAATACATATAAAAAGTTGATTAACAGATCCAAGTGCACCGCGAATTTCAGTTGGAGAAATCTGTTCATTGTAAGGAATTACCTAAGcagtcaatataaaatatataaacaagattagaaatgttaaaataatttatagcAGCACCACCTCAGATATGTATAATGGTACAATTGCAGATGTAACACCGATTCCTATACCAGCTAGCAAGCGGCCAACAATCATCGTCTGAATGCTTTGAGCTGTAGCACTGTAATTTGTGATGTTCAGCATCATTTCAAAAAAACATGAAAGATCAAACCTTGAACTCAAGGACAACTGATTGACCAAAGAAATGCTCCAACTGCTAGTGGAATTGCATCTAACTGAAAGGTCCTAGTTCGGCCGAATTTGTCAGCCAATGCTCCACCAGTGAATGAACCCACAGTGGCGCCAGCAAGTAGAGAGCTGACAATCCATCCTGTTGATGGATTTTATAGTCATGAAAATCATGAGAAAGGGATTGTTGGAGCATTTTCAAGAGAAACTGGAACttttagaaacaaaaattttatagATAGTGGGACATAAATAATGGTTTTGCACAAAAATGCAAAAgtaacaaataattaaattacactCCATACCATACAAAAACTGAAGGTTTTTCTCAGTTCAATGTGTTTATAAGTAACATTAACAGAAAACTTTCCATGAACATAAAACTTAAAATGCCTGAGGTAAAGAATAAGAAAATTGTATTTCATAAACATTTACAGCTTTCTTTTCTCATAAGATCAAATAGACTAGATTAATTTGCAACAAAAAGGGTGCACCTTGTAGTACAGTGTTCTCAGTAATACCAAGATCCTTGGCCAGGTACTCAAGAGCTCCATTTACCACCCTACAAGAAACAGGGCATTGTCAAAGTTTTCCAAATGGGAAAAGAATAATGAATATGAAAATCACTCAATTAAGATGTAGTGCAAATCACTCATATAACTTTGATGGCAATACAGATTCTAGATATGCTGCAGTATAAATCCAGTTATCTGCAGAGTAAAATGAATATGAAAATCCATACCCAAGATGATAACCGAATAAAGTGGCTCCAAGGCAAGCAACACCAACAAAGGGCAAGACAGTCCCAGAAGATTTTCCAGGAACATTATTAGCAGGGAGAAGATCTTCAACATCTTCATCTGCAATGCAACTTCAGTAAGAAACTTTTTTGAGAGGCATAAGCTCCTTCACAATATGCAAATTCTGGATATTATGATATTAAGACACATCAAATCAAGGGATGTAACAAAAAGCAGCTATAATGGATAATACTACAGATTAACACAACATGGTTTTGCAAAATGCCTAATTGTACTTGGAAAAATTACATAGCCAAACTATATTTTTCGGTTGTCCATAATCATTGATCTAACATTCTGCTAGAATTAATCACGCAAAGAAATGAGTCCTAGTAAGGAAATCTCTCAAAGATTCCTACATGAGTATACATTCACATAGACAAGAGTTGACAAAAAATATCTAAACAATGAGAATACCTAACATAAATATCTAAACAAGAGTTGCGCGAATATCTTGTATATAACAATGAGAATACCTAAATCATTAATTAGTTATTGTGAAAACCACAGTAAAGTAtttaaatgataaatttttaGATACAACTTCCAAAACAGTGACATAATATATAGATCTATTATTACATACATCATTTGTGAGATGAAAAGGTGGGAAAaaacttgacaaaaaaaaataaaaggtttcCCTTTGAGACTCTTAGTTTTTTATATTTCAGAAGTGTAAAAATCGCATAGTTTCATAACGGTCATAAATAAGAACATTAGAATGTAACAAAGGGGAGCGACAACACCCTTTTATGATATTGGACACCTACAAATAAATCCAACCatggat
Coding sequences:
- the LOC112736205 gene encoding glycosyltransferase BC10 — protein: MERNPPYHFLFIILGISLATMAPLFFYTLYFNSQHFIIYPMTLPILFTTFMSSPPSLELPTNYSQPLDVTTSHNFTKVCDLNTPTIMHNMDDEELFLKASMVQGIQDYFPKNKANIVPKVAFMFLVKGALPLAPLWERFFKGHKGFYSIYLHQHPSFNETLPPDSVFFGRKFPSKPTSWGLSSLVDAERRLLANALLDSSNQRFVLLSESCIPLFGFKAIYDYLMNTNLSFLESYDMSGRPGTGRYHPKMWPIVNITNFRKGSQWFEVKRDIAIEIVKDTKYIPLFKKYCVPLPHGICFCDEHYLPTLLQMLHYKMNAKRSITWVDWSIAEGPHPREIGSSSYNITYEFLNKIRFGSKCVYNGNTTNMCFLFARKFLPSALEPLLRVSPLLFGIDP
- the LOC112736207 gene encoding bidirectional sugar transporter NEC1-like, encoding MFSLSDHELVFIFGLLGNIVSFMVFLAPLPTFYTIYKNKSSEGFQSIPYVVALLSAMLLLYYGYLKTNAILIITINCIGCVIEVAYLLMYIIYAPRKHKISTLWMMLGADVGGLGITMIITTFIVRGDKRVHAVGWICAIFNIAVFAAPLSIMRRVIKTKSVEYMPFSLSLFLTLCATMWFFYGLFDKDYYIMLPNVLGFLFGFAQMALYLIYKNANNKIENNIPEQQPEWGITVHTAHHDCDGNKTNFPSEMEMKDNDQV